A part of Paenarthrobacter sp. A20 genomic DNA contains:
- a CDS encoding rhomboid family intramembrane serine protease, translating to MSYGIPSAEPSADIPVCPRHPDRPSYVRCQRCGRPACPECQRAAAVGFQCVDCVNEQKRTTPTYRSPYGGALAVGRPLVTYVIIGLCLLIFVLQWIVPGDFVFQNFAFANIFADSQPWRMLTAAFLHSQGFLLHIVLNMYTLWIFGQALEPLLGRIRFLALYLISAIGGSVGYLALTPMLPPVAVVGASGAIFGLFGAMLVVQRHRGGETKQLWVLIAINGAIGFFVPSIAWQAHLGGLITGGLAAAVIAYAPRGKNQALLQAGGLILVAGLLAIVTVFRVTAG from the coding sequence ATGAGTTACGGAATTCCGTCGGCAGAGCCGTCCGCTGATATTCCGGTGTGCCCAAGGCACCCGGACAGGCCTTCCTATGTGCGGTGCCAGCGCTGCGGGCGCCCTGCGTGCCCCGAGTGCCAGCGGGCGGCCGCCGTCGGGTTCCAATGCGTTGACTGCGTCAACGAACAAAAACGTACGACGCCGACATACCGGTCGCCGTACGGCGGCGCCTTGGCCGTGGGACGGCCGTTGGTGACGTACGTGATCATCGGCTTGTGCCTGCTGATCTTCGTCCTTCAGTGGATTGTGCCAGGGGACTTCGTCTTCCAGAACTTCGCCTTCGCGAATATCTTCGCCGATAGCCAACCGTGGCGCATGCTCACCGCAGCCTTCCTGCATTCGCAGGGATTCCTGCTTCATATTGTCTTGAACATGTACACGCTGTGGATCTTCGGACAAGCCCTGGAGCCGTTGCTCGGGCGGATCCGCTTCCTCGCTTTGTACCTGATCTCTGCCATCGGCGGATCGGTGGGCTACTTGGCCCTCACCCCCATGTTGCCGCCCGTAGCCGTCGTTGGCGCTTCCGGTGCCATCTTCGGTCTCTTCGGCGCCATGCTGGTGGTACAACGTCATCGCGGCGGAGAAACCAAGCAACTCTGGGTCCTGATCGCCATCAATGGCGCGATCGGATTCTTTGTCCCCAGCATTGCCTGGCAGGCCCACCTGGGAGGTCTGATCACCGGCGGCCTCGCGGCCGCCGTCATCGCCTATGCCCCGCGCGGCAAGAACCAGGCCTTGCTGCAGGCCGGGGGGCTCATCCTCGTGGCCGGCCTGTTGGCTATAGTTACCGTGTTCCGCGTCACCGCTGGATAG
- a CDS encoding glycosyltransferase family 2 protein, whose product MSADRPSAGALQDGPVLPGVSIVIPAYNEESVIRQCLIAAIYQSVPADEIIVVDNLSTDRTAKIVRQMQQEYPESPIILLRQEAAQGLIPTRNHGLNNATGDVVGRIDADSVLEPDWVEQVQKAFMDPSVAAATGPVVYYDMPMRRFGLKADDKMRQLMLRLAKHQYHFLFGSNMALRRTAWETIRDEACLDPRDEMHEDIDLSLHLFEHDLKVQYLPQMVSGMSARRLEDSPRDYRYYVQRFDRTYKAHNVKKMALKAPMVVFFSVYFPAKLLRAIHTANTAQGARRGGV is encoded by the coding sequence ATGTCAGCCGATAGACCCTCTGCGGGTGCCCTTCAGGATGGTCCGGTGCTCCCGGGCGTGTCCATTGTCATCCCGGCGTATAACGAGGAAAGCGTCATTCGCCAGTGCCTCATCGCGGCCATCTACCAGTCCGTACCTGCCGATGAGATCATCGTGGTGGACAATCTGTCCACGGACCGCACGGCCAAAATTGTGCGGCAGATGCAGCAGGAATATCCGGAAAGCCCCATCATCCTCCTGCGGCAGGAAGCCGCGCAGGGCCTGATTCCCACCCGGAATCACGGGCTGAACAACGCCACGGGCGACGTTGTTGGCCGGATCGACGCCGACTCCGTTCTGGAACCCGACTGGGTGGAGCAGGTCCAAAAGGCATTCATGGATCCCTCGGTCGCCGCCGCCACAGGACCAGTGGTCTACTACGACATGCCCATGCGCCGCTTCGGGCTCAAGGCCGACGACAAGATGCGCCAACTCATGTTGCGGCTGGCCAAGCACCAGTACCACTTCCTTTTCGGTTCCAACATGGCCCTGCGTCGCACCGCATGGGAAACCATCCGCGACGAAGCGTGCCTGGACCCCAGGGACGAGATGCACGAGGACATCGATCTCTCGCTGCACCTCTTCGAACACGACCTCAAAGTGCAGTACCTGCCCCAGATGGTGTCCGGCATGTCTGCCCGCCGCCTCGAGGACTCACCTCGCGATTACCGCTACTACGTCCAACGTTTCGACCGGACGTACAAGGCCCACAACGTCAAGAAGATGGCATTGAAAGCGCCCATGGTGGTGTTCTTCTCTGTGTACTTCCCGGCAAAGTTGCTACGGGCCATCCATACGGCCAACACCGCCCAAGGCGCCCGCCGCGGTGGTGTTTAG
- a CDS encoding GyrI-like domain-containing protein, translating into MKSDFKKEIRTYSAKHGEFSLVTVPPLQFLMIDGHGNPNTSEAYKDALATLYPVAYKLKFFSKNELDKDYGVMPLEGLWWADDMEAFTSARDKSQWDWTLMNMVPGWITSEHFDAAREVVAKNKKGEAPALEALRLETLEEGLSVQTLHIGPYDAEGPVLEEMHSSFIPGNSLAMTGKHHEIYLGDVRRTAPEKLKTILRQPVKPAVV; encoded by the coding sequence ATGAAGAGCGACTTCAAGAAAGAGATCCGGACCTACAGTGCCAAGCACGGTGAGTTCTCCTTGGTGACCGTCCCACCCCTGCAGTTTCTGATGATCGACGGCCACGGGAATCCCAACACCTCCGAGGCCTATAAGGACGCACTGGCCACGCTGTATCCAGTCGCCTACAAGCTGAAGTTCTTCAGCAAGAACGAACTCGACAAGGATTACGGTGTGATGCCCTTGGAGGGCCTCTGGTGGGCTGATGACATGGAGGCGTTCACCAGCGCCCGGGACAAGTCACAGTGGGACTGGACGCTGATGAACATGGTTCCGGGCTGGATCACGTCTGAGCATTTCGACGCTGCGCGCGAAGTGGTTGCCAAGAACAAGAAGGGGGAGGCCCCGGCATTGGAGGCGCTCCGCTTGGAGACGCTTGAAGAGGGGTTGAGCGTGCAGACGCTCCATATAGGGCCATACGACGCTGAGGGACCGGTCCTCGAGGAGATGCACAGCAGCTTTATCCCCGGGAACTCCCTGGCGATGACCGGGAAGCACCATGAAATCTACCTCGGCGATGTGCGCCGGACGGCACCGGAAAAGCTGAAGACCATCCTCCGCCAGCCGGTCAAGCCTGCGGTGGTCTAA
- a CDS encoding peptidylprolyl isomerase codes for MTIATAKATIHTTLGDIKVDLFGNHAPKTVANFIGLATGEKSWNHPETGEDKTGTPLYDGTIFHRIIKDFMIQGGDPLGRGVGGPGYQFDDEIHPELTFNAPYKLAMANAGIQMGKGTNGSQFFITTVNTDWLFGKHSIFGEVTDEESRKVVDSIEAVRTGMGDRPVEDVVINSIDIEQL; via the coding sequence ATGACCATCGCAACCGCAAAAGCAACGATCCACACGACCCTCGGCGACATCAAGGTTGACCTCTTCGGCAACCACGCGCCCAAGACGGTCGCCAACTTCATTGGCTTGGCCACGGGCGAAAAGTCCTGGAACCACCCTGAAACGGGCGAAGACAAGACCGGGACGCCGCTGTATGACGGCACCATTTTCCACCGGATCATCAAGGACTTCATGATCCAGGGTGGCGATCCCCTGGGTCGCGGCGTTGGCGGACCGGGTTACCAGTTCGACGACGAAATCCACCCGGAACTGACCTTCAACGCTCCTTACAAGCTGGCCATGGCCAATGCGGGTATCCAGATGGGCAAGGGCACCAACGGGTCACAGTTCTTCATCACCACCGTGAACACCGACTGGCTGTTCGGCAAGCACAGCATCTTCGGTGAAGTCACTGACGAGGAATCCCGCAAGGTTGTGGACTCGATCGAGGCTGTCCGCACCGGCATGGGTGACCGCCCCGTTGAGGACGTCGTCATCAACAGCATCGACATCGAACAGCTCTAG